The DNA sequence AGCGAGAGCAACCTGAGCCTCTACAGCAAGGTCGGCTACCAGCGGGTGGGCACGTCCCAGGGCTCCGACGGCGTACCGATGATCGTCCTGGAGAAGCGGGCGGAGACCTACGCGACGACCGCCTGATCAGGCCCCGGTCCGGCGCGGCCGCGCCGTGCGCAGCCAGTACACGGCGGTGGCGGGCAGCAGCACGGGAATGAAGAGGTAGCCCATCCCGTAGTCCGACCACACGGTCGCGTCGGGGAAGGCGGACGGCTCCACCAGCGTCCAGGTGCCGACGGTCAGTACGCCCACGAGCTCGGCGGCGCAGCACACCAGCGCCGCCCTGCGGGCCGTCTCCCCGCCCCGGACCAGGGTGTAGGTGATGAAGCCGTAGACCACCCCGGCCAGCGCCGACAGGGAGTAGGCGAGCGGCGCCCGGTCGAACTCGGTGGCGATCTGGTACGCGGAGCGCGACACGGCGCCGACGACCATCACCCCGTACAGCCAGACCAGCAGCAGTCCGGGCCCGCCGATCAGCCGGGTCCCCTCCCGCTTCTCCCGCGTCGTGGCCATCTCAGCCTCCCCAGATGTCGTAGAGCCGCACTTCGAGCACGGCCAGCACGACCCCGCTCGCGGCGACCGTCACCGATCCCCAGCGGGTCCGCTCGCCCAGGGAGAGGAAGCCGGCCGCCGGTACGCACGCGAACGCGCCGAGCAGGTACGCCACGAAGATCGTCGTGCCCTGCTCCGGCTTCTCGCCCCCGGCCAGCCGCACGATGCCGACGGCCAGCTGGACCAGCGTCAGCAGTGTGACCACGGCCATCCCGATGAAGTGCCAGTCCTTCGTCGGCTGGTCACGGTAGGCGGCCCAGCCGCACCAGGCGCCGAGCAGCAGCGCGGCGACACCGGTCACCACCGTCAGGACATCAAGCATGGCAGCGACCTTATTACGCCGGAAAGGCCCGGTCGCGCCCGCCCCCGGCGGTCTCCGGGGCGGGCGTCCCGGCCGGGCGGCGGCGACCGCGGACGTGCGCGGCCCCCGGCAGCCGTCGGGCCCCGGACGGCCCCGCCGGTGCCTCCGCTCCGGTGAGGTCCGGCGGTGGCGCGGTCGCCGGGAGCGGCAGGTCCGGCGGCATTCGGCGGCCCCTTAGGGTCGACGGCATGACGATCCACGCTCAGGCCCTGCTCTTCGACAACGACGGCACCCTCGTCTCCTCCCTGCTGTCCGTCCAGCGCTGCTGGACCCGGTGGGCCGAGGAGTACGGCATCACGGCCGAGGAGTTCGCCCGGGTCGAGCTGCACGGGCGGCCGGCCGCGGAGATAGCCGCCGACCTGCTGCCCGCCGCGGTGGTGCCGCAGGCCGTGGCGCGGATCGAGGACCTGGAGGTGGAGGACGTGCCCAACGGCGGCGTGCACCTGCTGCCCGGGACCGTGGACTTCCTCGCGGCACTGCCCGCCGAGCGCTGGGCCGTGGTCACCTCCGCCACCCGGCGCCTGGCCGAGGCCCGCCTCGGCGCCGTCGGCATCCTGCCCAAGACCCTGGTCGCCGCCGACGACATCACCCGGGGCAAGCCCGACCCCGAGCCCTACCTGCTCGCCGCCCGCACCCTGGGCGTCGACCCCGCGCACTGCGTCGTCTTCGAGGACGCCCCGGCCGGGCTCCGGGCCGGTCGCGCCGCCGGGATGACCACCGTGGCCTTGGCCACAACCCACCGGGCCGACGAGCTGACCGCCGATCTCGTCGTCGAGGACCTCTCGGCCCTGTCCGCACTGGTCACGGACGCGGGAGTGGAGATCTCCGTCCGTCCCTGAGGCGCACGCACTGGTGTCCACGGCTGTCCACTATCCGGACAGTCGTGGCCGGTCAGAGGCGAATGTCTGCTTTACTGATCGCATGACCACGACGAGCGACCGCATCCCTGCGACCGAGGCGACCCTGACGCCCGGTGCTCGTTGTATGTGTCCGTGCCGAATGCGCGCCTTCTAGAGGGCCCCTGCACCATCTGAGCCTCGCGCCCCGAAGCGAGAGCCCGCTCATGTCCGGCCGCACGCGCCGCATGCGCGACCGAGTCACGCCCCCGCGCACGTCTCTCCACGGCGTCCTCCATCGCGCCCCGGGAGTTCCGTGCCGCCCGGCTGCTTTCGACCCTGAATGCCTCGTGCCCGGCGCCCACGACGCGCCGCGCACTCGACAGTGACGGAAACCCACGTGATCACCACCACGGGCCTCACGAAGGTCTACCGCTCCCGCGGCCGCGAGGTCACCGCCCTGGACGGCGTCGACCTGCACGTCCGCGAAGGCGAGGTCTACGGCGTCATCGGCCAGTCCGGCGCCGGGAAGTCCTCCCTCATCCGCTGCGTCAATCTGCTGGAGCGCCCCACCTCCGGCACCGTGACCGTGGCCGGCCAGGACCTCACCGCGCTCGCCGGGCGCGGCCCGCGGGCCGGCCGGGAACTGCGGCAGGCGCGCAGCCGTATCGGCATGGTCTTCCAGCACTTCAACCTGCTGTCCTCGCGCACTGTGCAGGACAACGTGGAACTGCCGCTGGAAATCCTCGGCACCACTGGGAAGGAACGTTCCCGCAAGGCGCTGGAACTGCTCGACCTGGTCGGCCTCGCCGACAAGGCCGGGGCCTACCCCGCCCAGCTCTCCGGCGGCCAGAAGCAGCGCGTCGGCATCGCCCGCGCCCTGGCCGGCGACCCCAAGGTGCTGCTCTCCGACGAGGCCACCAGCGCCCTCGACCCCGAGACCACCCGCTCGATCCTCACGCTCCTGCGCGACCTCAACCGGCAGCTCGGCCTCACCGTCCTGCTCATCACCCACGAGATGGACGTCGTGAAGTCGATCTGCGACTCCGCCGCCCTCATGGAGCGGGGCCGCGTCGTCGAGTCCGGCACCGTCACCGAACTCCTCGCCACCCCCGGCTCCGAACTCGCCGCCGCGCTGTTCCCCGTCGGCGGCGAGGCGACCGGCGACGACCGCACCGTCCTCGACGTCACCTTCCACGGTGAGAGCGCGACCCAGCCGGTCATCTCCCAGCTGTCGCGCACCTACAACATCGACATATCGATCCTCGGCGCCGCCATCGACACCGTCGGCGGACTCCAGGTCGGCCGCATGCGCATCGAACTGCCCGGCCGCTACGAGGACAACGTCGTACCGGTCGGCTTCCTGCGCGAACAGGGCCTGCAGATCGACGTCGTCGGCCGCGAAACGCCCGCACTGGTCAAGGAGGGGGCCAAGTGACCTGGTCCGAGATGCAGCCGCTGCTCGAACAGGCCTGTACCGAGACGCTCGTCATGGTCGGCTGGTCGACCCTGATCGCCGTCGTCGCCGGCCTCCCGCTCGGTGTCCTGCTGGTCCTCACCGACAAGGGCGGACTGCTGCAGAACACCGTGGTGAACAAGGTCATCGGGCAGATCGTGAACATCGGCCGCTCGCTGCCGTTCATCATCCTCATGGTCGCCCTCATGAGCTTCACCCGCTGGATCACCGGCACCACCATCGGCAGCGAGGCCGCGATCGTGCCCCTCGCCATCGGCGGCATCCCCTTCTTCGCCCGGCTCGTCGAGACGGCCGTGCGCGAAGTGGACCACGGACTCGTCGAGGCCGTGCAGGCCATGGGCGGCAACACCTGGACCATCGTCCGCAAGGTGCTCGTCCCCGAGGCGCTGCCCTCGCTGATCGCCAGCACCACCACCACCGTCATCGCCCTCATCGGCTACTCGGCCATGGCCGGCACCGTCGGCGGCGGCGGACTCGGCGACCTCGCCGTCCGCTACGGCTACCAGCGCTTCGAGACCGGCCTGATGTGGATCACCGTCGCGGTCCTCGCCGTGGTCATCTCCCTCATCCAGTTCGCCGGCGACTACGCCGCCCGCGCCCTGCACCGCCGCGGCGGCCGCTCGGGCCCCTCGCCCAGGCTCCGGCTGCTGAGGGCCAAGGAGCCCGCCGCGGCCGACGTGAGCAAGGTCGCGTAACCCCAAGAACTCCCCGTACCACCCAAGACGGGGTCGCACCACCAAGGAAAGGCACTTTTCGTGCGTAACACCGCCAAGATCACCACCGCTGTCCTCGCCGCCGGAGCCCTCACCCTCGGGCTCACCGCCTGCGGCGCGGAGCAGGACGCCGCCACCGACACCTCCGGCCCGCTCGTCGTCGCCGCGAGCCCCGTGCCGCACGCCGAGATCCTGACCTTCGTCAAGGACAACCTCGCCGAGAAGGCCGGCCTCGACCTCGAGGTCAAGGAGTTCACCGACTACGTCACGCCGAACACGGCGACGGAGGACGGCTCGGTCGGCGCCAACTTCTTCCAGACCCAGCCGTACCTCGACGACTTCAACAAGAAGAACGGCACCCACGTCGTGTCCGTCGTCGACGTGCACCTGGAGCCGCTCGGCCTGTACTCCCACAAGGTCAAGAAGGCCGACGAGCTGAAGAGCGGTGCGACCGTCGCGATCCCCAACGACACCGTCAACGAGGGCCGCGCCCTCCAGCTGCTCGCCGCCAACGGGCTCCTCACCCTCAAGGACGGCGTCGGCACCGCGGCCACCCCCGCGGACATCACCGAGAACCCGAAGAAGCTCGAGTTCAAGGAGCTGGAGGCGGCCCAGACGCCGCGCTCCCTGGACGACGTCGACGCCGCCGTCGTCAACGGCAACTACGCCATCGAGGCCGACCTCAAGCCCGCGAAGGACGCCCTGGTGCTCGAGTCCGCCAAGGGCAACCCGAACAGCAACCTCCTCGCGGTCAAGGAGGGCAACGAGGACGACCCGCGTGTGAAGAAGCTGGCCGACCTCCTCACCTCCCCCGAGGTGAAGAAGTTCATCGAGGACACCTACGCCGGCTCCGTCGTCGCGTCCTTCTGATCCCCCGGCCCGGCACCGGCCACCCACGGGGTCCACTCCGCTGCAGGGAGTGGACCCCGTGGTGCGGTTCGGTGCTTTCATGCTGCATGCTGGGCAGTTCAGCACCACCCGACGGTCTCTCAGGTTACGGAGCGGCGCATGACGAGCACCTTCCCCAACATCTCCATCAGCACGGAGCGGTTGGTGCTGCGTCCCCTCGACACGGACGACGTCCCCGCCCTCGCCGCGATGATGAACGACGACCAGGTCGCCGCCTGGACCGACGTCCCCCAGCCGTTCACCGAGCGGTCCGCCCACAGATGGATCACCGAACGCGCCCCCGCCGAACGCGCGTCCGGCCGCGGCCTCGACCTCGCCGTCACCGAGTTCCTCACCCAGCGCCTGGTCGGCGTCGTCCAGCTGGCCAAGACCAACTGGCACGTACGGTCCACCGAGCTGTCGTACATCATCGCCCCCTGGGCGCGCGGCGAGGGCTACGCCTCCGAGGCCGCGCTCGCCACCGCCCAGTGGCTCCTGCGCGACCGGAAACTCGAACGCATCGAACTGCGCACCGCCGCCGACAACACCGCCTCCCAGCAGGTCGCCCAGAAGATCGGCTGCATCAACGAGGGCGTGCTCCGCAACGCCTGCATAGCCCACGTCCGCACCGACGACGGCAGCTGGAGCGAGGTGCGCACCGACTACATCGTGTGGAGCCTGCTGCCCGAGGACATCGAGGGTGCGGACGGACACCTGGCCGACACCGGCGGGTTCGCCGGTTACACGGACTGGAACTGACCTCCGGGGACACCTCCCGCGGACCCATCCCCGACGGTACCGCCGCAGCGGTCCACGGCCGCACCGGGTAACCTCAGCAAACCCGCCCCGGGCGGGGAGCCGACGACGACCAGCGAAAACCCCAGGAGACTGACGACGATGGCCGACCGGGTCACGGTGATCGGCTGGGACGGCTCGCCGCTGACCGCCGCGGCACGCGCGGCGCTGGGCGCCGCCACGCTGGTGGCCGGTGCCTCCCACCACCTGGCACTGCCCGAGGTGCCCGTCGGCGCCGAACGCATCCGCCTCGGGTCCGTCGCGCTCGCCGCCCGCCGCATCGCCGCCCACCGCGGCACGGCGGTCGTCCTCGCCGACGGCGACCCCGGCTTCTTCGGCGTCGTACGGACCCTGCGCGCACCCGAGTTCGGCCTGGAGGTCGAGGTCGTCCCCGGTGTCTCCTCGGTCGCCGCCGCCTTCGCCCGCGCCGGAATGCCCTGGGACGACGCACACGTGGTCGTCGCACACCCACGCACCCTGCGCCGTGCCGTGAACGTATGCCGGGCCCACGCCAAGGTGGCCGTCCTCACCTCGCCCGGCGCCGGCCCCGCCGAACTGGGCCTGCTGATGGAGGGCATCCACCGCACCTTCGTCATCTGCGAGGAACTCGGCACCGGACGCGAACGGGTCACCGTCGTCACCTCCGACAAGGCCGCCGACCACACCTGGCGCGACCCCAACGTCGTCATCGTCATCGGCGGCCCGGTCACCGCCGGCGAGTCCGGCGGCTGGATCGCCGGACGCGACCCCGCCGGCGGCCCGCGCGGCTGGTCCCTGCCCGCCGAGGAGTACGGCGGCGAACTCGGCGAGGGCGAGCGGGAACCGCTGCGCACCTCCCAACTCGCCCGGCTCGGACCGAGGCTCGGTGACCTCGTCTGGGACATCGGCTGCGGCAGCGGCGCCTTCGCCACCGACGCAGCCCGCGCCGGCGCGGCCGTCATCGCCGTCGACCGCGACGCGCACGCCTGCGCCCGCACCGACGCCGCCGCCCGCCGCCACGGGGTCCAGCTCCAGATCGTCCACGGCACCGCCCCGCACGTCCTGGAGAACCTCCCCGAGCCGGACGTCGTACGCGTCGGCGGCGGGGGAGCGGCCGTGGTCTCCGCGGTCGCCGACCGCCGCCCGCAGCGCATCGTCGCGGACGCCGGAACCCGCGACGCCGCCGAACTCATCGGCCGCAACCTGACGGAACACGGTTACGTGGTCGAGTGCGCCCTCCTCCAGTCCGTCGAACTCGACACCCGGGCCTGGACGGAGAAGGAACGGAGCGTCGCGTTCCTGCTCAGCGGGGTGCTGCCCGCGCGCGGCACCTGATCCGGAAGCCGTCCCCGTGATCGGGTTGTCGTACCGCGCGCGGTAGGCTGGCCGATCGTTGTACCGCACGCGGGCACCCGGCGCTTCGTCGGTCAATGTCCCAGAAAGCGCGCCCGTTTTGACGGGTGTGTGGTACGGCAGAACCGGAAGACGCGCAACGTGGCGCAGTCCACAGCGGAACCGTCGCCGATCAAGCTGACGCGACGGCGGTGCGGCCGCGACAATGCCAGTGAATGGCTTTGTCGCCTTTTCCGGACGGGCCGTTCGTGCCGCTGGGGACGCACGCTCGTTCTTCAGTGTGGGGCGGTCGGTGCGCCGTTCCGGGTGAGCTGGTCGTAGGAGCACTAACCGATGGGCGAGGGGTACGCATGACCGACACCGGCCAGGTCCCGGGCGAGGGACTGCCGGAGAACGCAGGCATGGTGGAGCAGCCGGGCGTCCCCGCGCCCGGCACGTACACCTACCTCTCCGACAGTCCCGCCAGTCCGGCCGAGGAAGAAGACCTTCTGCTGCCCGGCGCGCAGAGCGCCTGGGGCAACGAGATCGCCCCGCCCCCGCCCGAGCCGGTCGTCGAGGCCGTGCACGAGCCCGGGCCGCACGAGACGGCCGGCCGCGACAGCGGCTCCGTCGACCTCGGCGGCGTCCGGCTCCCCGAGCCGCCGCAGCCGGCGCCGCGCCGCCCGCTGCACCTCGGGCCGCCCATCCCCGACCTCTCCGCCGGTCCGGTCCGCTCCCTGGCCGACCGCGGCCCCGCCGACCTGCCGACCCGTCAGGCCGGCCCGCCGACCGTCGGCCCCGAGTACCTCGACGTCCCTCGCGCGCGCGAGGCGACGGCACCGCAGGCGGCCGCGCCCTGGGGCGCGCAGGCCACGGTCGGCGCGGGGGCGGCGGCTGCGGAAACGGTTGTTCCGTCGCCGGAGCCGGTGGACGCGGCGCAGGCCTTCGTCACCCGCGTCGCCACGGAGGCGGTCGCCGCGCAGGACACCGGGGGCGCGGCCGGGGACCCCGGCCACGGCGTCCCCACGGACACCGGCGGTACCGGGACCGCGGCACAGCACACCGCCCCGGGCACCCTCACCGCCGAGGGTGACGGCACCCGGCCCACCGCCCCCGTCGCCACGCCGGGCCAGGCCCCCGCGACCGAGGCCCCGCAGGCCGCCGCGCCGGGCCACGCCCCGACGGCCGAGGCGGCCGCCCCGGAGTCCGGAGAGTCCGCGCAGGCCGCTGTTCCGGAGCAGGCGCAGGGACCGCAGCGGACGCAGGGGCCGGAGGAAGGTCCGGTGACGGACGCGGCGCCCGTCGAGGCGGTGTCCGTACAGGGCACCGCCCCGGCACAGGCCGAGCAGCAGGTGCCCGGAGCCGAGGCCGCCCCGGCGGCCACGGCCGTCGGCGTGCCCTCCGCGGAGGCCCCCGCACAGGACTTCGCGCAGGAGCCGGGAGCCGAGGCCGCCGCGCCGGGGACCGTCCCGGTGGCGGAGGCGCCCCAGGAGCCCGCGTCCGGGGAAGTGCCGTCGGCTCCGGCCGTCGGTCCGGAGCAGGTCCAGGCAGCGGAGGCGTCCCCGTCGGTGGCGGAGCCCGCCGCGGCGGAGGACCCGCAGGGTCTCGAAGCGCCGGGTGCGGAAGCCGCCGTGACGGAGCACGCCCCGGTGGCGGAGGCGCCGCAGGCTCCCGCGCCCGGGGAAGCGCCGTCCGCTCAGGCCGCCGCCGAGGAGGTCCAGGTGACCGAGGGCGTCTCGGGTGCCGAGGGTGCGACGCCGGAGGCCGTTGAGGCGCCGGCGGAGCCGCAGGCCGTTCAGGCGCCGGTCTTCGAAGCCCCCGCTCCGGAACCCGTCCAGGACGTCCAGGAGGCGCAGCCCGCTCCCGCGCCGGAAGCCGACGCGCTCCCCGCGACCGCTCCCGCGGAAGCGGACACCACCGAGCCCGTTGCCGCCGCCTCCGCGGACGTGCCCGTCCCGGACGCCCCGGCCGAGGCCCCCGCCTCCCAGCCCGTCCCGGCCGAAGCCGCCGTCGCCGCAGGCACCACGGCTGCCGAAGCCCCCGCGCCGGCCCCGGCCGAGGCCCCCGCCCCCCAGCCCGTCCCGGCCCCGACCGAAGCCGTCGCCGCCGCAGGCACCACGGGTGCCGAGGCCCCCGAGCCGGCCCCGGCCGACGCACCCCCGGCCGGCACTCCGGAGGCACTCGACCACCCCGCCGGGCAAGCGGTCGACGCCGCCGCCGTCACCGAGCCCGTGCCGGACCTCGGCCCCGTCTCCGGCACGGACGCGCCCACCCCGCCCGCCGCCGAGGCCGAGGCGAACGCCGAGACGGCACCCGCACCGGCACCCGCACCGGTCACGGAGGACGCCCACCCGGTCCAGGGCCCCCAGCAGACCCCCGCCCCCCTCCCGGGCACCGTCCCCCTGCACCCCGACCCGGACCAGCCCCTCGGACAGTTCGTCCCGGTGGAGGGCACCGTGCCCACCACACCGCACCTCGCGCCCACCCCGCCGCAGGGCGTGACCGTCCCGGCCGCCCCGGACGCCGAGCCCGCGCAGAGCCCGGACGACCTGGACACCCAGGGCGCCGGCGTCGAGCCGGACGCGGAGGCCGAACCGGCACGGCACGCCGGCCCGGCCGCCCCCGCCTACGACGACGCCGAGCGCGAGGCCGTCCTGAAGGTCATGCGCGAACGCCGGGACATCCGCAACGGCTTCCGCAGCGACCCCATCCCGCACGAGGTGCTGCTCCGCGTCCTGGAGGCCGCCCACACCGCGCCCTCCGTCGGCCACTCGCAGCCCTGGGACTTCGTCGTCATCCGTTCCGCCGAGACCCGGCGCGGCATGCACGAACTGGCCATGCGCCAGCGCGACGCCTACGCCAAGTCCCTCCCCAAGGGCCGGGCCAAGCAGTTCAAGGAACTGAAGATCGAGGCCATCCTCGACACGCCCGTCAACATCGTCGTCACCGCCGACCCCACGCGCGGCGGCCGGCACACCCTCGGCCGCCACACCCAGCCGCAGATGGCGCCGTACTCGTCCGCGCTCGCCGTGGAGAACCTCTGGCTCGCCGCCCGCGCCGAGGGCCTCGGCGTCGGCTGGGTCAGCTTCTTCGACGAGCGCGAGATGGTCCGCGCCCTCGGCCTGCCCGAGCACCTGGAGGTCGTCGCCTACCTGTGCGTGGGCTACGTCGACGAGTTCCCGGACGAGCCCGAGCTGATGCAGGCCGGCTGGTCCAAGCGCCGCCCGCTGTCCTGGGTCGTGCACGAGGAGACGTACGGCCGTCGCGCCCTGCCCGGAGAGGAACCCCACGACCTGCTTGCCGAGACCGTCGCGCAGATCCGCCCGCTGGACGCCAAGGCGCTCGGCGAGGCGTGGGAGCGCCAGAAGCGCATGACCAAGCCCGCCGGCGCGCTGGGCATGCTGGAGATCATCTCCGCCCAGCTGTCCGGCCTGTCCCGGCAGTGCCCGCCGCCGATCCCCGAGCCCGCGGCCGTCGCGATCTTCGCCGGCGACCACGGGGTGCACGCCCAGGGCGTCACCCCCTGGCCGCAGGAGGTCACGGCCCAGATGGTGGCCAACTTCCTCGGCGGGGGAGCGGTCTGCAACGCGTTCGCCGCTCAGGTGGGCGCCGAGGTCTGCGTCGTCGACGTGGGCGTGTCCACCGACCTCCCGGCCACACCCGGTCTGCTGCCGCGCAAGATCCGCGCCGGCACGTCCGACATGACCACCGGCCCCGCGATGACCCGCGAGGAGGTCAAGAAGGCCATCGAGGTGGGCATCGAGACCGCGCGCGACCTGGTCGCGGCCGGCAACAAGGCGCTGCTGACCGGTGAGATGGGCATCGCGAACACCACCGCGTCCGCCGCCCTCATCTCCGTGTTCACCGGCGCCGACCCGGCCGAGGTCACCGGCCGCGGCACTGGCATCAACGACGAGACCCTGGCCCGCAAGACGGAGGTCGTGCGCCGCGCCCTCGAACTCCACCAGCCGGACCCGGCCGACCCCATCGGTGTCCTGGCCGCGGTCGGCGGCTTCGAGCACGCCGCCATGGTGGGCCTGCTCCTCGGCGGAGCGTCACTGCGTACGCCGGTCATCCTGGACGGGGTGAGCGCCGGCGCCGCCGCCCTGGTGGCCCGGGCCATCGCCCCCGAGGTGCTGGCCGCCTGCATCGCGGGGCACCGCAGCGCCGAGCCCGGACACGTCGCGGCCCTCAACAAGCTGGGCCTGCGCCCCCTGGTCGACCTCGACCTCCGCCTCGGCGAGGGCACGGGAGCCCTGCTCGCCCTCCCGCTCGTGCAGAGCACGGCCCGGGCGATGCACGAGGTGGCGACGTTCGATTCGGCGGGGGTCACGGAGAAGTAAGGCGCCCTCCGCGTCCCCGGGTGGCCGTGAGCCACCGTCGTCAACGCCCGGACGGCCGCGGGAAGTCGGTCCTCCCCCCAGTGCCCCGAGGGCCTGGGGGAGGACCGGGCGGAACGGCTGGGCACGGCCACCCCCGCGCCCGGCCCCCGGGGAACCCCCTGCCCATCCACCGGACACCGGCCCCGCCCGAACCAGCGCACCCTTAAAATTCGCACGTCAGGGCCACCGCACGCCGCAAGAGGAGCCGTCCCTCATGGCCGAACACCCCGCCTACCCCGTAGGCCTGCGCCTCACCGGCCGCCGGACCGTCGTCCTCGGCGGCGGCCAGGTCGCCCAGCGCCGCCTCCCCGCCCTGATCGCCGCCGGCGCCGACATCCACCTCGTGTCCCCCGAGGCCACCCCCTCCGTGGAGGCCATGGCGGACGCGGGCGAGATCACCTGGCACCGGCGCCCCTACACCGAAGGCGACCTCGCGGACGCCTGGTACGCCCTGATCGCCACCAGCGACACCGAGGCGAACACCAGGGCCTCCGCCGAGGCCGAAGCGCACCGTGTCTGGTGCGTCCGCTCCGACGACGCCGACGCGGCGACGGCGTGGACCCCGGCCACGGGCTCCAGCGAGGGTGTCACGGTGGCCGTCCTCACCAGCAGGGCACGCGGCCGCGATCCCCGCCACACCGCCGCCATCCGCGACGCCGTCGTCGAAGGACTGCGCGACGGCACCCTCGTCGCCCCGCACCACCGCACCCGCACCCCGGGCGTCGCCCTGGTCGGCGGCGGCCCCGGCGACCCGGACCTGATCACGGTGCGCGGCCGCCGGCTGCTCGCCGAGGCCGACGTCGTCATCGCCGACCGGCTCGGCCCGCGCGACCTGCTCGCCGAACTCCCGCCGCACGTCGAGGTGATCGACGCGGCGAAGATCCCCTACGGCCGTTTCATGGCCCAGGAGGCCATCAACAACGCGCTGATCGAGCACGCCCGGCAGGGCAAGTCGGTGGTCCGGCTCAAGGGCGGCGACCCGTACGTCTTCGGCCGCGGCATGGAGGAGCTCCAGGCACTCGCGGAGGCGGGCATCCCGTGCACCGTCGTCCCCGGCATCTCCAGCTCCATCTCGGTCCCGGGCGCGGCCGGCATCCCCGTCACCCACCGCG is a window from the Streptomyces capillispiralis genome containing:
- a CDS encoding methionine ABC transporter ATP-binding protein, whose translation is MITTTGLTKVYRSRGREVTALDGVDLHVREGEVYGVIGQSGAGKSSLIRCVNLLERPTSGTVTVAGQDLTALAGRGPRAGRELRQARSRIGMVFQHFNLLSSRTVQDNVELPLEILGTTGKERSRKALELLDLVGLADKAGAYPAQLSGGQKQRVGIARALAGDPKVLLSDEATSALDPETTRSILTLLRDLNRQLGLTVLLITHEMDVVKSICDSAALMERGRVVESGTVTELLATPGSELAAALFPVGGEATGDDRTVLDVTFHGESATQPVISQLSRTYNIDISILGAAIDTVGGLQVGRMRIELPGRYEDNVVPVGFLREQGLQIDVVGRETPALVKEGAK
- the cobT gene encoding nicotinate-nucleotide--dimethylbenzimidazole phosphoribosyltransferase, with translation MTDTGQVPGEGLPENAGMVEQPGVPAPGTYTYLSDSPASPAEEEDLLLPGAQSAWGNEIAPPPPEPVVEAVHEPGPHETAGRDSGSVDLGGVRLPEPPQPAPRRPLHLGPPIPDLSAGPVRSLADRGPADLPTRQAGPPTVGPEYLDVPRAREATAPQAAAPWGAQATVGAGAAAAETVVPSPEPVDAAQAFVTRVATEAVAAQDTGGAAGDPGHGVPTDTGGTGTAAQHTAPGTLTAEGDGTRPTAPVATPGQAPATEAPQAAAPGHAPTAEAAAPESGESAQAAVPEQAQGPQRTQGPEEGPVTDAAPVEAVSVQGTAPAQAEQQVPGAEAAPAATAVGVPSAEAPAQDFAQEPGAEAAAPGTVPVAEAPQEPASGEVPSAPAVGPEQVQAAEASPSVAEPAAAEDPQGLEAPGAEAAVTEHAPVAEAPQAPAPGEAPSAQAAAEEVQVTEGVSGAEGATPEAVEAPAEPQAVQAPVFEAPAPEPVQDVQEAQPAPAPEADALPATAPAEADTTEPVAAASADVPVPDAPAEAPASQPVPAEAAVAAGTTAAEAPAPAPAEAPAPQPVPAPTEAVAAAGTTGAEAPEPAPADAPPAGTPEALDHPAGQAVDAAAVTEPVPDLGPVSGTDAPTPPAAEAEANAETAPAPAPAPVTEDAHPVQGPQQTPAPLPGTVPLHPDPDQPLGQFVPVEGTVPTTPHLAPTPPQGVTVPAAPDAEPAQSPDDLDTQGAGVEPDAEAEPARHAGPAAPAYDDAEREAVLKVMRERRDIRNGFRSDPIPHEVLLRVLEAAHTAPSVGHSQPWDFVVIRSAETRRGMHELAMRQRDAYAKSLPKGRAKQFKELKIEAILDTPVNIVVTADPTRGGRHTLGRHTQPQMAPYSSALAVENLWLAARAEGLGVGWVSFFDEREMVRALGLPEHLEVVAYLCVGYVDEFPDEPELMQAGWSKRRPLSWVVHEETYGRRALPGEEPHDLLAETVAQIRPLDAKALGEAWERQKRMTKPAGALGMLEIISAQLSGLSRQCPPPIPEPAAVAIFAGDHGVHAQGVTPWPQEVTAQMVANFLGGGAVCNAFAAQVGAEVCVVDVGVSTDLPATPGLLPRKIRAGTSDMTTGPAMTREEVKKAIEVGIETARDLVAAGNKALLTGEMGIANTTASAALISVFTGADPAEVTGRGTGINDETLARKTEVVRRALELHQPDPADPIGVLAAVGGFEHAAMVGLLLGGASLRTPVILDGVSAGAAALVARAIAPEVLAACIAGHRSAEPGHVAALNKLGLRPLVDLDLRLGEGTGALLALPLVQSTARAMHEVATFDSAGVTEK
- a CDS encoding GNAT family N-acetyltransferase, producing MTSTFPNISISTERLVLRPLDTDDVPALAAMMNDDQVAAWTDVPQPFTERSAHRWITERAPAERASGRGLDLAVTEFLTQRLVGVVQLAKTNWHVRSTELSYIIAPWARGEGYASEAALATAQWLLRDRKLERIELRTAADNTASQQVAQKIGCINEGVLRNACIAHVRTDDGSWSEVRTDYIVWSLLPEDIEGADGHLADTGGFAGYTDWN
- a CDS encoding methionine ABC transporter permease, with the translated sequence MTWSEMQPLLEQACTETLVMVGWSTLIAVVAGLPLGVLLVLTDKGGLLQNTVVNKVIGQIVNIGRSLPFIILMVALMSFTRWITGTTIGSEAAIVPLAIGGIPFFARLVETAVREVDHGLVEAVQAMGGNTWTIVRKVLVPEALPSLIASTTTTVIALIGYSAMAGTVGGGGLGDLAVRYGYQRFETGLMWITVAVLAVVISLIQFAGDYAARALHRRGGRSGPSPRLRLLRAKEPAAADVSKVA
- a CDS encoding MetQ/NlpA family ABC transporter substrate-binding protein produces the protein MRNTAKITTAVLAAGALTLGLTACGAEQDAATDTSGPLVVAASPVPHAEILTFVKDNLAEKAGLDLEVKEFTDYVTPNTATEDGSVGANFFQTQPYLDDFNKKNGTHVVSVVDVHLEPLGLYSHKVKKADELKSGATVAIPNDTVNEGRALQLLAANGLLTLKDGVGTAATPADITENPKKLEFKELEAAQTPRSLDDVDAAVVNGNYAIEADLKPAKDALVLESAKGNPNSNLLAVKEGNEDDPRVKKLADLLTSPEVKKFIEDTYAGSVVASF
- a CDS encoding HAD family hydrolase, producing MTIHAQALLFDNDGTLVSSLLSVQRCWTRWAEEYGITAEEFARVELHGRPAAEIAADLLPAAVVPQAVARIEDLEVEDVPNGGVHLLPGTVDFLAALPAERWAVVTSATRRLAEARLGAVGILPKTLVAADDITRGKPDPEPYLLAARTLGVDPAHCVVFEDAPAGLRAGRAAGMTTVALATTHRADELTADLVVEDLSALSALVTDAGVEISVRP
- the cbiE gene encoding precorrin-6y C5,15-methyltransferase (decarboxylating) subunit CbiE, giving the protein MADRVTVIGWDGSPLTAAARAALGAATLVAGASHHLALPEVPVGAERIRLGSVALAARRIAAHRGTAVVLADGDPGFFGVVRTLRAPEFGLEVEVVPGVSSVAAAFARAGMPWDDAHVVVAHPRTLRRAVNVCRAHAKVAVLTSPGAGPAELGLLMEGIHRTFVICEELGTGRERVTVVTSDKAADHTWRDPNVVIVIGGPVTAGESGGWIAGRDPAGGPRGWSLPAEEYGGELGEGEREPLRTSQLARLGPRLGDLVWDIGCGSGAFATDAARAGAAVIAVDRDAHACARTDAAARRHGVQLQIVHGTAPHVLENLPEPDVVRVGGGGAAVVSAVADRRPQRIVADAGTRDAAELIGRNLTEHGYVVECALLQSVELDTRAWTEKERSVAFLLSGVLPARGT